tgtgttctgtagactgatgaaactgtttgggcccatggatcaacgctatgtttggaggaggaagaacaaggcctatgatgaaaagaacaccttgcctactgtgaagcatggcggggggtcaatcatgctttggggctgttttgcttctgcagatacagggaagcttcagcgtgtgcaaggtaccattaattctcttcagtaccaggagatagtggataacaatgtgatgcagtccgtcacaaacctgaggcttgggagacgttggacctttcaacaggacaatgatcccaagcatacctccaagtccactagagcatggttgcagattaaaggctgaaacattttggagtggccatcgcagtcaccagactaaaatccgattgagaacctctggtgggacttaaagaaagcagttgcagtgcgcaagcctaagaatgtgactgaactggaggcttttgcccatgacgaatgggcgaagatacccgtagatcgctgcaagacacttgtgtcaagctatgcttcacgttttaaagctgttataactgtaaaaggatgttgtactaagtactaagattgaatgtcacttgggggttgaataaaactgataatgatgtgagcacagaaaagacatttgtggttatttcattataaatgttatgttatatttgtctgacctacacgtgcctctttgatttaattgtaagcaggatgactgaatgatcaaaatcaatgtaagactggccaaaacaatcaatttcagtgggggttgaataattttgaatacaactgtatgtcCATAGACTCTGAGGTTGACTGGACATTTGAAACATTGCTAAATACTATCAAAGGCACAAATCTCTCAACTTACTATGCTCCACGCCTTGTCTAATATCCCTCTTTGGGTCCTCTTAGAGGTCCCAAACTGCATGCTAGTCCCCATTTCCGCCCTTTTGTGTCTCCCTCCTAAACTACTTCCCCCCCTCTGTTAGCCCCCTAATGAAAACTGCGGGACTTGGTATGGTATTCCTGCAAACTCATGTTGCCGTTTCTCCCACTGCTCCCTCTCCTGAACAACTCTATGTTTCCTCCTGGCTTAGAACAACCACACGTTTTCTCATGTTGACCTACCCATGGGTTGTCGCAGGTCCGACATTTTCTCGGATCACGCATCTTCTTTTCCTGGTCCTCGATCCAAAAGACCCACAAAGCTCCTTTGGTCAAATTCTTTTTCTATATTCAGCTGCCGCATTGGATAACCTCCTTTTATCACCATGTCACTTGCCCATACCAGAAAACCACCTTTGAACATACTCCCCAAGTGCCTCTGGCACCATTTCTACGATATTCCTCCCTCAACTCTAGCAGCACCTCTGCTTCCCTCTCCTATGTGCTCAAGTAGGAGCAAAGCCTATCCCCAATTGACCTTACAGATTGGCCTTACCTAGCATAGCAAAGTGCTCCTTCAAAACAGCTATGCTAGAGGCAGCCTACAAGGTCCTCCTTTGATGGTATTGAGTCCCAGCTTGCATCGCCAAGTCTAATCCATCCCAAAGTGATAGATACTTTCATAGATGTGGTCAACGAGGAGACAAAATCCATATTTGGTGGTCCTGTCCCCACTTGGTTGGATTCCAGTCAAGGGTTTACAGGCTTCTGTTCACCTTTTTCACGTACCCATCCACAAGGACGCCAAACTACCATTGCTCCGTTGTCCGATCCCAGGCCGCGTTTTCAATCAGCAAAAATTGGCTGTTTCGTAGAAGTGAAGAGCACCTTGATGACCCTCGTGATCCACAAAAAAATGTCAAGTATCCTCAATGATACTCATGCTAAATAACTTTTACGTGTGGACTCCGTGGTGGTCTTACGCCTTTCCAATCCTGCGCCCAACCAGCTTAGTCCTCCTGAACTAGTCCTCTTTAACCCCCAGCCTGGGAGAActcctctccctttcctctgctcctctcctatGCTCCTCTGTCTCTTATTACTCCACTTTTCCTCTCTGGACTTCCTGTCTGCCACTTtgtttttctttccctcttttaGCCTCCTGCTTTAATTAACAATTCCCCCCTTTTTACttatcaatttttttccttttagttttGGTTACCCCACTTTTGGCAGACACGTCTGCCCCCTTTGCTTACCTTAGCCCCTCAGTTTTGTGGCTTGGGCATTGGTCCCCAACCTGGGTCTGGGGATCATGGTTCGTTAATAATCTGTACTTTATGACACATCTTTTTCTCTGTATTAATGCAAATTCTGCATTGTGTCTGGTGTTCatatcccctgcgtgggaatttTATATTTGTTCTTTATATGCTAATAAAAATCATTGTaccagaaaatgataaaaattgtatttgggtatagtgttgcatgaccacgcaattttcattcaaagggtGAAAGCGCTGAAATCTGGAAATTGGccttgtcaggaagggggtataagtgcccttaAAAACCTGAGCCACAGACACCTGATGGTGAATGGCCCAAGATGCCCCCACACACCTGGTAGTGAGCACTCTCACCAAAAAGGGGTTTGGACCTTGCCCtttcaagccataggcttgaaTAATTAACTGGTGGATTAAAAAAATAGTGGATGCCTTCTGCCCTTCCTGGGCTCTGTTGGCAGCACAAACCAGGATTCCTGACCTGCGCCAATAATTCAAGTAAATTCTTACTGCCTGAACTACCTCCAGGGTATGCAGCGATCTTACTCCTGCCATCTGAGGGTTAGAAACGAAAGGCAAGACACTGTCCTGATTCAAGTGAAAACTAGAAACCACTCTTGGCAATAAAGATGGATGAGGACGCAACATCACCTTATCATGATGAAAGACCAAGAACGGCTCCTTGCATGAAGAGCCGCCAGTTCTGACACTCCACTTGCTGAAGGGATAGCAACCAAAGACGCCACCTTCCGAGTCAAAGGACTAACAGAGTTTCTCAAATTGGTTCAAAAGGTGGCCTCTGCAAGGACAGTCAAGAGcaaattcaagtcccaaggacacaAGGGTGGCCTGACAGGTGGGGCTGTCTGCGTTACACCCTGTATGAAGAAGTGAGAAACAACAGTctcttagaaaaaaaatgaatagggaCGAATCTGACCCTTAGCGGTACTTAAGGCCAATCTCACTTCCCTTCCCGATTGGAGAAAGGACCTTAATCTGGGGGCCACccccctggacctgtatagcaccctgcaggaatACACCTTGGTTAGAACAAACATTGTACAGGGTTCCAATACGCAGGGTCCAGCGCCTTAAGGACtcttcttcttctatccaatgaggCTCGGGTACCATCTATTTTGGCTGAGAGCTTTTTAGAATGGATCCGATTGAAGTCCGTGATTCTGTATAGAACCTCCAAGTATGCTCCAAGAGCACATGTATCACATCAGTAACCATCGCCTtacagacactggtgaaaaatctGCTAGTGTctattcacctataggtggcgcaTAACTCACATAGTAATTATTATGGCTGCTCTGTGACCCGTGATGTAGAAATATCAATTTATTACAGCAATATGATTCATCAGATTTAATATTTACCTCAAACTCTTGATGGTGTGTAGAGCCGGTATAAGTTTCCTCAATCCTTCATTCTGAATATTACATGAATTTAGATTTACTTCTTCTGTCTCTCTGCAGGATTGGAGGATAAAAGACAGCATAGAGCAGTCCAGAGGGCTGAGGGGGACATTATAAATGTCAACTTTGTTAGATTCAATACATTGTGACACCAGAGCCTTATTTCTGCTCTCATAGAGATAGTAGAATGCATTAAGAAGCTCCCTGTTGCCTCTGATGGATTTGTCAGATCTTTGTTCTGGTATTTTCTTCCGGATCCAGGTGATGACATGTCTGGAAGCCCGTGTAGACAATTCTCCCACATGACACTTTAACATGGATCTAGTAGAAGAGTCGGAGAGACCGCAGAGGAAACGGAGGAATATTTCAGCACGGCCGTCTTTGTAAGATTCAGCCTCATCAAGTATTTCCTGTAATCTATCAGGATTATAGTCAATAAAATGGACTAAAGCAGCAAAAAACTCCTGAAGAGTGAGATGTAAGAAGGTGTAATCCACATCAGGAGGCTGACCAGATTCCATCATGAAAGATGAAAGGAGATGCTTATCATTTCTAACATTGAATGACTCCAGATGACGCTCATCAAATACAATCATGTGATTCATGACTCCATATTCTGCCATCCATCCAATAGATGTCAGCAGCTCCCGGTCAGTGTGACCACCATCTTTATTTTGGTTGTGATTGGTCAGAATGTTGGAGACAAAAGTCACAAAGAGTTGTGTCACTGTTTTGGGTAGTGATGTCATCAGCTGATCAGTGATTGTTGGTTGGGATCTGAAGCACATTGATAACACTGTACAGATGATCCAACAGTAAGATGGGATATAACAGAAAGTGTACAGCATGTCATTCTCCTGCACATAATGAAAAGCCTTCTCTGACAATTCCTCATTTCCAAAGAATTTTTTAAAGAAGATCAGTCTGTCTTCATGGAGAAATCCCATGATCTCAGCTATTCTCTGGAAAACACTGGTACCAACTGATGCCAGTCTGGTTGGACGGCTGGTTATCAGTACAGAGCAACCCTTAAGAAGACTCTGCCTCACCAAACTGACCACAATCTCACCAAAACGTGATCTCTGTTTTGGATTGGACAGTTTACTTGATCTGAAATCCATTGGGTGAATACTTTCATCTACTCCATCAAATATGAACAGAAGACTCTCTGGATCTTGTAAAATATCTCCAATCTGACCCTCCAGATATGGATATTGATGAAGAATTATCTCCTCCAAGCTGACCTCTTCCAGTCTATTAAGGTCCcgaaatctgaagaagaagacaaAGGCAAATCTCTGGTAGTGTTTTCCTGTTACCCAGTCATAGACAAACTTCTGCATCAGTGTGGTCTTCCCTATTCCTGGCACTCCGCTCACCAATACTGCATGTGGTACACAATGTGACTGGTGGTTGCATCGGAAGAGCCTGTTGGGGGAAATACGTTCCAGTCCAGTTTGTGTTTCCTTCAAGCATTCCTCATGTTTTACCCCAGTCTGTATTAGCTCATTCTGTGGATGATGCCTGAACTGAGCAGTGGATATTACAATCAGGTTCACATAACGCTCATTGATGAGGAAACTTTGTGGTTCCAGGGTAGTTCCTGGGGGGCTATGCTCCACTAGAGTCTCAGTCTTCTCCATCAGATGTTGTTTGTGCTTCTCCTGAATATCTGGGGACATGGAAATATTTTATGAATCAGGTTAAAACATATGAGGAGAATGTTGATATTATTTTCATCTGTAGTGTTCATAATATTAACATAGTTTTATCATTACTACATTTTCATCCATAGAACTCTGCAATATACACACTTTTCTACATTGTATGCTGTTAAAGACATTGCAAGTAGAGACATATACCTGATACACTTGTATCCTAAATAACTCTTGGCAGATGACAGATAACACACAGCCTTTTCTGATGTAGCGTTTCCCTCTTGAGGGCTGCTTATATTTACCTGTTCATCTGCACCGCCCTGACCCTGTGAATATTCCAACCCACCTGGCACTCTAGGTTCAGACATCTTATTGCAGGCATCTTTAAATGACACTCCAACACAAGTCAAATATATATTCAAGTTTATTGATCAACTGAGCTATGGATAACACTCAGGTGAGAAATATCCCAAAAGACAACTTAATTACAGTTCAATAACACAAAtgtaagagatatatatatatatatatatatatatactgtatgtatatatatatatatatatatatatatatacacacacacagtgaagtACCAGCTAAAGAATGGCAAGTGATTGCCAATAATCCACTAGTTGATGTAATATGATACCATGCTATAAGGGAATCCCAGGCCGGCCTATTTAAACCTTAAATCCCAATGAGAGACCAGATAGAATAGGAATAGGATAGGGGCCCCTTTAACAGTAGCAACAGCAATGTCCAGAGTGCAAGTAGGCAGCAGTCTTCACCGGCAGCTGGAGCTCATTAAGTTATATCCAAAGTATGGCACAGTGATGTGACAGTAGACACGTCAGCTTAAACTGGCTCGTGATATCCTTAGGGTAGTTCAGAATTTGGATGTCTATGTACAATGTCTTATGTAATGCAACCAAGTGTTTCCAAGAGCAAGGTGTCTGCACACAGTGTCCAAGCAAGATGACCAGGTGTGAATTGTGAATGATGGGCAACTGCCCTCTCACCCAACAGCAGAACCAGATAGAAACCTCCcaaacactttttgcgatttttattatcaaaaatatgtaaaagaatacatatcggcctaaactaaggaaaacatttgttttaaaaaaaaattggggctaaTTATTACAGCAAAACGGACAAaatattgtcactcttttttgtttatagcgcaaaaaataaaaaccacagaggtcatcaaataccaccaaaagaaagctctagttgtgggaaaaaaaagattttgtttgggtccaaagtcgcacgaccgcgcaattgtcagttaaagcgacgcagtgccgtatcgctaaaaaaattggcctggtcattgagcaaccGATttatccggggctgaagtggttaaggtaatatgcgcaatggcattacagccaatagaatttacatattttatttatgttttcaaGTTGTACTTattcttgtttgtttatgaaACTCGTTTTTATGAAGATGTTATATATCTCAACgactaaatctgtgtctgtagaaCATGTttaaatcttaaccacttgcctactgtgcacctaCACCCCCTTTCTGATGAGATTttagcttccag
This window of the Rana temporaria chromosome 13, aRanTem1.1, whole genome shotgun sequence genome carries:
- the LOC120921091 gene encoding NACHT, LRR and PYD domains-containing protein 3-like isoform X3 gives rise to the protein MEACRGAGSSEGIDNFRHQLSAYDDPSLRRIFEYYRDDLIHILKNLNPHAVLVELKPRNVLNTEKYLSMETDPSSFSHTLLQDIQDLGREAVIGLWECLYALKKDHPHPNLLSVLDEIIQTGKGLVDQILLDELGHSLTPELKDIQEKHKQHLMEKTETLVEHSPPGTTLEPQSFLINERYVNLIVISTAQFRHHPQNELIQTGVKHEECLKETQTGLERISPNRLFRCNHQSHCVPHAVLVSGVPGIGKTTLMQKFVYDWVTGKHYQRFAFVFFFRFRDLNRLEEVSLEEIILHQYPYLEGQIGDILQDPESLLFIFDGVDESIHPMDFRSSKLSNPKQRSRFGEIVVSLVRQSLLKGCSVLITSRPTRLASVGTSVFQRIAEIMGFLHEDRLIFFKKFFGNEELSEKAFHYVQENDMLYTFCYIPSYCWIICTVLSMCFRSQPTITDQLMTSLPKTVTQLFVTFVSNILTNHNQNKDGGHTDRELLTSIGWMAEYGVMNHMIVFDERHLESFNVRNDKHLLSSFMMESGQPPDVDYTFLHLTLQEFFAALVHFIDYNPDRLQEILDEAESYKDGRAEIFLRFLCGLSDSSTRSMLKCHVGELSTRASRHVITWIRKKIPEQRSDKSIRGNRELLNAFYYLYESRNKALVSQCIESNKVDIYNVPLSPLDCSMLSFILQSCRETEEVNLNSCNIQNEGLRKLIPALHTIKSLRLWRTYLRDSCCPHLASGIRNNQTLMTLILSENNLEGPHFSDLMEALTISQIEELQLSSNHLTDSSCPHLASGIRNNQTLRILILSKNNLEGPHFRDLMEALPTSQIEELQLDGNHLTDSSCPHLASGIRNNQTLRTLILSGNNLGGPHFSDLMEALTTSCIEELQLSYNDLTDSSCPHLASGIRNNQTLGTLMLGGNNLEGPHFRDLMEALTTSQIEELQLTDTHLTDSFCPHLASGIRNNQTLRSLDLSLNNLEGPHFRDLMEALTTSQIEELQLKNNHLTDSSCPHLASGIRNNQTLRTLNLSGNTLEGPHFRDLMEALTTSQIEELQIRDFSLSEEARRGLENLKKLRPELEIVL
- the LOC120921091 gene encoding NACHT, LRR and PYD domains-containing protein 3-like isoform X2, with the protein product MEACRGAGSSEGIDNFRHQLSAYDDPSLRRIFEYYRDDLIHILKNLNPHAVLVELKPRNVLNTEKYLSMETDPSSFSHTLLQDIQDLGREAVIGLWECLYALKKDHPHPNLLSVLDEIIQTGKGLVDQILLDELGHSLTPELKDIQEKHKQHLMEKTETLVEHSPPGTTLEPQSFLINERYVNLIVISTAQFRHHPQNELIQTGVKHEECLKETQTGLERISPNRLFRCNHQSHCVPHAVLVSGVPGIGKTTLMQKFVYDWVTGKHYQRFAFVFFFRFRDLNRLEEVSLEEIILHQYPYLEGQIGDILQDPESLLFIFDGVDESIHPMDFRSSKLSNPKQRSRFGEIVVSLVRQSLLKGCSVLITSRPTRLASVGTSVFQRIAEIMGFLHEDRLIFFKKFFGNEELSEKAFHYVQENDMLYTFCYIPSYCWIICTVLSMCFRSQPTITDQLMTSLPKTVTQLFVTFVSNILTNHNQNKDGGHTDRELLTSIGWMAEYGVMNHMIVFDERHLESFNVRNDKHLLSSFMMESGQPPDVDYTFLHLTLQEFFAALVHFIDYNPDRLQEILDEAESYKDGRAEIFLRFLCGLSDSSTRSMLKCHVGELSTRASRHVITWIRKKIPEQRSDKSIRGNRELLNAFYYLYESRNKALVSQCIESNKVDIYNVPLSPLDCSMLSFILQSCRETEEVNLNSCNIQNEGLRKLIPALHTIKSLRLWRTYLRDSCCPHLASGIRNNQTLMTLILSENNLEGPHFSDLMEALTISQIEELQLSSNHLTDSSCPHLASGIRNNQTLRILILSKNNLEGPHFRDLMEALPTSQIEELQLDGNHLTDSSCPHLASGIRNNQTLRTLILSGNNLGGPHFSDLMEALTTSCIEELQLSYNDLTDSSCPHLASGIRNNQTLGTLMLGGNNLEGPHFRDLMEALTTSQIEELQLTDTHLTDSFCPHLASGIRNNQTLRSLDLSLNNLEGPHFRDLMEALTTSQIEELQLFYTHLTDSSCLHLASGIRNNQTLRTLDLYNNNLEGPHFRDLMKALTTSRIEELQIRDFSLSEEARRGLENLKKLRPELEIVL
- the LOC120921091 gene encoding NACHT, LRR and PYD domains-containing protein 3-like isoform X1; this encodes MEACRGAGSSEGIDNFRHQLSAYDDPSLRRIFEYYRDDLIHILKNLNPHAVLVELKPRNVLNTEKYLSMETDPSSFSHTLLQDIQDLGREAVIGLWECLYALKKDHPHPNLLSVLDEIIQTGKGLVDQILLDELGHSLTPELKDIQEKHKQHLMEKTETLVEHSPPGTTLEPQSFLINERYVNLIVISTAQFRHHPQNELIQTGVKHEECLKETQTGLERISPNRLFRCNHQSHCVPHAVLVSGVPGIGKTTLMQKFVYDWVTGKHYQRFAFVFFFRFRDLNRLEEVSLEEIILHQYPYLEGQIGDILQDPESLLFIFDGVDESIHPMDFRSSKLSNPKQRSRFGEIVVSLVRQSLLKGCSVLITSRPTRLASVGTSVFQRIAEIMGFLHEDRLIFFKKFFGNEELSEKAFHYVQENDMLYTFCYIPSYCWIICTVLSMCFRSQPTITDQLMTSLPKTVTQLFVTFVSNILTNHNQNKDGGHTDRELLTSIGWMAEYGVMNHMIVFDERHLESFNVRNDKHLLSSFMMESGQPPDVDYTFLHLTLQEFFAALVHFIDYNPDRLQEILDEAESYKDGRAEIFLRFLCGLSDSSTRSMLKCHVGELSTRASRHVITWIRKKIPEQRSDKSIRGNRELLNAFYYLYESRNKALVSQCIESNKVDIYNVPLSPLDCSMLSFILQSCRETEEVNLNSCNIQNEGLRKLIPALHTIKSLRLWRTYLRDSCCPHLASGIRNNQTLMTLILSENNLEGPHFSDLMEALTISQIEELQLSSNHLTDSSCPHLASGIRNNQTLRILILSKNNLEGPHFRDLMEALPTSQIEELQLDGNHLTDSSCPHLASGIRNNQTLRTLILSGNNLGGPHFSDLMEALTTSCIEELQLSYNDLTDSSCPHLASGIRNNQTLGTLMLGGNNLEGPHFRDLMEALTTSQIEELQLTDTHLTDSFCPHLASGIRNNQTLRSLDLSLNNLEGPHFRDLMEALTTSQIEELQLFYTHLTDSSCLHLASGIRNNQTLRTLDLYNNNLEGPHFRDLMKALTTSRIEELQLKNNHLTDSSCPHLASGIRNNQTLRTLNLSGNTLEGPHFRDLMEALTTSQIEELQIRDFSLSEEARRGLENLKKLRPELEIVL